One window of Esox lucius isolate fEsoLuc1 chromosome 25, fEsoLuc1.pri, whole genome shotgun sequence genomic DNA carries:
- the LOC105020820 gene encoding CD209 antigen-like protein E isoform X1, translating to MSERVYEPMSSIRHEENTPDDMKTMDIDKNVYASLNHMKPSKNSDVSAQHSVWRKRFRAAVCLGLLSVVLLAGSLCLLLYQRDQLEVNYKNLIKEKLQLQTNYVNLTKDRDKLRSENEHLKLSSALKGCQPGWLSLGSRCYYVSAELKTWDRSKQDCLERGANLVTIKSPEEQRERSTGQVLTMMSLLQPQKFVNWMCGVKNYVWIGLTDLATEGNWKWVDGTPLTAVYWNEGEPDGGEAENCGYFYSWSSDSGEWWDSSCSDTHRWICQK from the exons ATGTCAGAGAGAGTCTATGAACCTATGAGCTCAATACGACACGAAGAGAACACACCAGATGACATGAAGACCATGGATATTGACAAGAATGTATATGCAAGCCTGAATCACATGAAGCCCAGCAAAAACAGTGACGTTTCTGCTCAACATTCAG tttgGAGGAAACGTTTCAGGGCTGCGGTGTGTCTTGGGCTGCTGTCTGTTGTTCTGCTGGCTGGGAGTTTATGCTTGTTACTCTACC agagagaccagctagaGGTCAACTACAAAAACCTGATTAAAGAAAAACTGCAGCTACAGACCAACTACGTTAACTTGACTAAAGACCGAGACAAGCTTCGGAGTGAGAACGAACATCTGAAACTATCTTCGGCATTAAAAG GGTGTCAACCAGGATGGCTGTCGCTCGGGAGCAGATGTTACTACGTCTCAGCCGAGTTAAAAACCTGGGACCGGAGCAAACAGGACTGTCTGGAGAGAGGAGCAAACCTGGTGACCATCAAAAGCCCTGAAGAACAG agagagaggagtactGGCCAAGTATTAACCATGATGTCTCTCCTCCAACCACAGAAATTTGTCAACTGGATGTGTGGAGTGAAAAACTACGTCTGGATTGGTCTGACGGATTTGGCCACTGAGGGAAACTGGAAATGGGTGGATGGAACCCCACTGACCGCAGT GTATTGGAATGAAGGAGAGCCGGATGGTGGTGAAGCTGAGAACTGTGGGTATTTTTACTCCTGGTCATCAGACTCTGGTGAATGGTGGGACTCTTCCTGTTCTGACACACATAGATGGATCTGTCAGAAATAG
- the LOC105020820 gene encoding CD209 antigen-like protein C isoform X2, translating to MSERVYEPMSSIRHEENTPDDMKTMDIDKNVYASLNHMKPSKNSDVSAQHSVWRKRFRAAVCLGLLSVVLLAGSLCLLLYQRDQLEVNYKNLIKEKLQLQTNYVNLTKDRDKLRSENEHLKLSSALKGCQPGWLSLGSRCYYVSAELKTWDRSKQDCLERGANLVTIKSPEEQKFVNWMCGVKNYVWIGLTDLATEGNWKWVDGTPLTAVYWNEGEPDGGEAENCGYFYSWSSDSGEWWDSSCSDTHRWICQK from the exons ATGTCAGAGAGAGTCTATGAACCTATGAGCTCAATACGACACGAAGAGAACACACCAGATGACATGAAGACCATGGATATTGACAAGAATGTATATGCAAGCCTGAATCACATGAAGCCCAGCAAAAACAGTGACGTTTCTGCTCAACATTCAG tttgGAGGAAACGTTTCAGGGCTGCGGTGTGTCTTGGGCTGCTGTCTGTTGTTCTGCTGGCTGGGAGTTTATGCTTGTTACTCTACC agagagaccagctagaGGTCAACTACAAAAACCTGATTAAAGAAAAACTGCAGCTACAGACCAACTACGTTAACTTGACTAAAGACCGAGACAAGCTTCGGAGTGAGAACGAACATCTGAAACTATCTTCGGCATTAAAAG GGTGTCAACCAGGATGGCTGTCGCTCGGGAGCAGATGTTACTACGTCTCAGCCGAGTTAAAAACCTGGGACCGGAGCAAACAGGACTGTCTGGAGAGAGGAGCAAACCTGGTGACCATCAAAAGCCCTGAAGAACAG AAATTTGTCAACTGGATGTGTGGAGTGAAAAACTACGTCTGGATTGGTCTGACGGATTTGGCCACTGAGGGAAACTGGAAATGGGTGGATGGAACCCCACTGACCGCAGT GTATTGGAATGAAGGAGAGCCGGATGGTGGTGAAGCTGAGAACTGTGGGTATTTTTACTCCTGGTCATCAGACTCTGGTGAATGGTGGGACTCTTCCTGTTCTGACACACATAGATGGATCTGTCAGAAATAG